A single genomic interval of Pomacea canaliculata isolate SZHN2017 linkage group LG5, ASM307304v1, whole genome shotgun sequence harbors:
- the LOC112564713 gene encoding peptidoglycan-recognition protein SC2-like, with amino-acid sequence MAAVDIKSADTQLPARRILSTVWNLPEAKMRFIIALLLVHLHGQTEAAQCACATEGLNVRSAAGTSHGIVHVMQIGECATYLGQSSQADGYTWLHLSVAGQTGWAASNWLHVGDCGTSSVQLSGCPHIVTRAEWGARAPKNHIGNMAALPIYVFVHHGDGGECFDRASCIAKVKAYQNYHMDTHGWPDIGYNFVVGEDGNAYEARGWSEIGAHTLGYNNNGIAICVIGNFNNHVPNDAALATVKQLIQCGLANGKINPNYTLKGHRDVGSTDCPGTALYNLIHTWPHYASGTALYG; translated from the exons ATGGCAGCAGTCGACATAAAGTCTGCAGACACACAGCTACCTGCCAGACGGATCCTGTCCACTGTCTGGAACCTACCTGAGGCTAAG ATGCGGTTCATAATTGCGCTGTTACTTGTGCACCTGCATGGTCAAACGGAAGCagcgcagtgcgcatgcgccacTGAGGGACTGAACGTGCGCAGTGCGGCAGGAACGTCACACGGCATCGTCCACGTCATGCAGATCGGCGAGTGCGCCACCTACCTGGGCCAGTCCAGCCAGGCGGACGGATACACCTGGCTGCACCTGAGTGTTGCTGGGCAG ACCGGATGGGCGGCGTCTAACTGGCTGCACGTGGGAGACTGCG GTACCAGCTCCGTGCAGCTGTCCGGGTGTCCACACATCGTCACACGCGCTGAGTGGGGTGCACGTGCACCCAAAAATCACATCGGCAACATGGCGGCCTTGCCCATCTACGTCTTCGTCCATCATGGCGACGGCGGCGAATGTTTTGACCGGGCCTCCTGTATCGCAAAAGTGAAAGCATATCAGAACTATCACATGGACACGCATG GCTGGCCCGACATCGGCTACAACTTTGTTGTCGGTGAGGACGGCAACGCCTACGAGGCCCGCGGGTGGTCAGAGATCGGGGCCCACACCCTGGGCTACAACAACAACGGCATTG cgaTCTGTGTCATCGGCAACTTCAACAACCACGTGCCCAACGATGCGGCGCTGGCCACGGTGAAGCAGCTGATCCAGTGCGGCCTGGCCAACGGCAAGATCAACCCTAACTACACCCTCAAGGGGCACCGTGACGTGGGCAGCACTGACTGCCCGGGCACTGCCCTCTACAACCTCATCCACACCTGGCCCCACTACGCCAGTGGCACGGCGCTGTACGGCTGA
- the LOC112565258 gene encoding peptidoglycan-recognition protein SC2-like codes for MRFIIALLLVHLHGQTEAAQCACATEGLNVRSAAGTSHGIVHVMQTGECATYLGQSSQADGYTWLHLSVAGQTGWAASNWLHVKECGTSSVQLPGCPHIVTRAEWGARAPTSHIGNMAALPIYVFIHHGDGSECFDRASCITKLRIYQNYNMDTRGYSDIGYNFVIGEDGNAYEARGWSEIGAHTLGYNNNGIAICVIGNFDNHVPNAAALATVKQLIQCGLANGKINPNYTLKGHRDVGSTDCPGTALYNLIHTWPHYASGTALYG; via the exons ATGCGGTTCATAATTGCACTGTTGCTTGTGCACCTGCATGGTCAAACGGAAGCagcgcagtgcgcatgcgccacTGAGGGACTGAACGTGCGCAGTGCAGCAGGAACGTCACACGGCATCGTCCACGTCATGCAGACCGGCGAGTGCGCCACCTACCTGGGCCAGTCGAGCCAGGCGGACGGATACACCTGGCTGCACCTGAGTGTTGCTGGGCAG ACTGGGTGGGCGGCGTCCAACTGGCTGCACGTTAAAGAATGCG GTACCAGCTCCGTGCAGTTGCCCGGATGTCCACACATCGTTACACGTGCTGAGTGGGGTGCACGTGCACCCACAAGTCACATCGGCAACATGGCGGCCTTGCCCATCTACGTCTTCATCCATCATGGCGACGGCAGCGAATGCTTTGACCGGGCCTCCTGTATCACCAAATTAAGAATTTACCAGAACTACAACATGGACACCCGAG GCTATTCCGACATCGGCTACAACTTCGTTATCGGTGAGGATGGCAACGCGTACGAGGCCCGCGGGTGGTCAGAGATCGGGGCCCACACCCTGGGCTACAACAACAACGGCATTG cgaTCTGTGTCATCGGTAACTTCGACAACCACGTGCCCAACGCTGCGGCGCTGGCCACGGTGAAGCAGCTGATCCAGTGCGGCCTGGCCAACGGCAAGATCAACCCTAACTACACCCTCAAGGGGCACCGTGACGTGGGCAGCACTGACTGCCCGGGCACTGCCCTCTACAACCTCATCCACACCTGGCCCCACTACGCTAGTGGCACGGCGCTGTACGGCTGA